The DNA segment GTTGTGTTTTCCATGTTACTTCCTTATAAAtccaaaatttgaaattaaatcacACTTTAGAAAAGTAGTGACTATTTGTTAAAGAAAGTAACAGATTATGTACTcagaattttcattttaatttaaaaattttattttacttttttatctTAACTATAATAGATCATcctttaattttgaaatatggTTAGTGTTAATCTGTATATTGGTAGATTGGTCTCAACTTACCATTGGTAATTTCCCAACTTGGAAAGTTGATCGTGCAGGGTAGGGGCTCCTGGAAGTCTGTAATTTAAAACATCGGCTCAAATTCACTTGTCATTTTAGGAAGATGACTAATTATTCTCTATCGATTATAGATTTAAAGTAATGCTCCACTAATTCtctaaattatacagagttcaTTGCTTGTTCAACATACATGGAATAAAACTCTTTCCTGTTTAATCCCCACATTTGATGTGCGTCTTATTCGTACAACCAATAACAGAGAAACCAATCGAAATCGTTAAACTAACtcaaatcaaagtttattcatcaaaaaacaattacaatacaaattagaatatcataacatttaatacaattaaaacaatgaagttttatgcattgaataatttctagACATAGATAAGTCAATGAATAATATGCACCCAACTATAAATGATATGTTTTAgggtataagttattagttgcGTGtaaattactatttacaaacttcattcagtAATAGAGGAATCTAATGGAATCTTTCTGATTGAAATGTTTGCTTGATTCGCTAAGAACgatttaaaaatcttttataaatTTAGGTTCAATAAGTATCAAAGAATTCTTGACGATTTGCAGATTAGAATATCGTATTACTGAGCAGATATTGATATTTCGATAAtactttaattaataattatttgtaggtGATACTCACATTGCTTGTATGTCTCGTTGACTGCAGAAAAGTCTCCAATATCAGCCAGAAATATTGTAGTTTTCACAACTGCAAAATATATGTTATTAAGAGTTAATTCATTactcaatcattctaaattataataaagataGATTTAAAACTGTTGAAGAAATCTGTATATTAATCTTTATGTAAATCTGTTTATTACCATACTATGATTAATTTCTTAAAGGAGAAATATTGAAGAGTAGTTGTCACAGCAGTGTAGCGTAACTACACCCGAATCAATTTGTTAATCATGTGTATTGTAACTAAATGGAATTAGcttgaatgaaatataatatacaatCACACAGATTAGATAATTATGTAGCTCTCGGTTCTCCACCGAGAATGTTGGACGATTGACTGGTTTTGAGGCAAGTTCCAGTAGAGAGATGTGGGCTTCAAAATCTCTTTTATGTCACTTTAAATCTCAATATCATCCCTCCTATTTTACTCCCAACTTGGGGTATAATCCATGGCAACATATTTAATGCCACCTGAATGCAGAAGGCTTACTCTAAGATATAGATTTATAACTTTTAAGAAAGATGTTCATTACCAGACTGtgaagaaatattgaataagagAGAAATATTTAGTACGAAAGTCTGATGTCTCTATTTTTAATGTCGCATTGACTGTCAATCAGATAGACTATTCTCAGAATTTAAATGTAAGAAAAATGTACTTGAAGCCATGCAAGTCTCAGTACAACTGTACAAAAATGTACCGTTGTACTGTACTTACAAATGATGCTTATAATGTGAATCAATATACTTGTACCTGAATAAACAACTTTTATGAATGAGGGGTAATGGTACCCACCATTTTTGTAAGAGGAATCGGCTGCGGCCAGAATTTCTCCCAGATTTTTGAGCGCCTGGTTTGCCTCAGCGGGTGCCCCTCCCGCCACCAGTTTACTTGTGTTCACATCTATTCCCAGAACGCCCGACACATAAATGGTGTTTCCCACTTGGACAGCTTGACTGACAAAagcaaaaaaatgtaaaatacaaGTTAtctacaaatatttatttatttattcaataatttaacaaaatacAACTTCCATAAAAGTACCACAAAACAGTATAGTTTTTTTTTACGCTCCAGCAGCCTGGACACATGGACAATAATAGTTTCCAGTAGCTGCGGTGGgaacgcggaattggaaatatccggaACTCAATGTTCACgtcatttccaattccgcgCTCCCGCCGCTGCTGGTAGAAACTACTATTGACCCTGTGTGCAGGCTGCTAAAGCATTTGGCATTTTTGTGGTTTATGAGTGGATTGCTATTCCACTTACACAGTacttcagatttttatttatttttttatagatttttaatctattttccAATAGATTGAACTATGATGATAGACCTAACTGAGATCTTGTTATCAAACaatatcaatatattgtttGTAATAAAAACCATATAATAAAAGCTatataataaaaactattataactaataccatagataaacaataccgtaagtagatatcccatggtatagggtatttatgtcgcaacttttactgttatctcaagccgattattgtcaatttttactgttttgttggggttagtgtatgaacggcacaatttgagagactaccagcgtcaca comes from the Nilaparvata lugens isolate BPH chromosome 1, ASM1435652v1, whole genome shotgun sequence genome and includes:
- the LOC111060014 gene encoding 2-iminobutanoate/2-iminopropanoate deaminase isoform X1; protein product: MSKLIRKIITAAKAPKPVGPYNQAVQVGNTIYVSGVLGIDVNTSKLVAGGAPAEANQALKNLGEILAAADSSYKNVVKTTIFLADIGDFSAVNETYKQYFQEPLPCTINFPSWEITNGSQSGN
- the LOC111060014 gene encoding 2-iminobutanoate/2-iminopropanoate deaminase isoform X2; its protein translation is MSKLIRKIITAAKAPKPVGPYNQAVQVGNTIYVSGVLGIDVNTSKLVAGGAPAEANQALKNLGEILAAADSSYKNVVKTTIFLADIGDFSAVNETYKQCDPYPARSTFQVGKLPMEARVEIEVIAVSGELVDRV